DNA from Streptomyces rishiriensis:
CGTACACCGCCTCGCCATCTGACCCCTGGCTGGGCGGAGGTGCCCAGGTCCTCAGCTGACATCCCATGGGCGGCTGAGCGTGTTCTTTGAAGTCTGACCGTGCTGGGTGGCCTTTTACTGGTCGGCCTGCGGCATCCGGACGACCGCCGTCCCTGCCTCCAGGTCTACCGTTGTCCGGTTCGGTGGTGCCCCGTCTTCCTCGTCGTCCGGCAACACCAGTGCCGACTGCCGCTCCTTGAGCTCGTTCTGCTTTCCGGGTGAGAAGCTCGCGTGGAGCTGCTCGAACCCGGTCGCCGATATCTGGCCCTGCCGGGCGCTGTTCCGCCATGGCAGCAGTCCGGCCCGCCCGGCACGGAGAAGCAGCTGATCTGCGAAGGCCACGGCGGTCAGCAGGATGACCAGTCCGGGCAAGGTCATGAAGACGGCGAATCCCATGTCCTCAGTATCCGGACCAGGAGGCCATGCCGACAGATCAGCCGGTAGGGCCAACTCGAAACGCTCGGTCATGCGCGATGCCCGGTGGGATGCGTTCTCTGTGGCGTCACACTTCGTTGTACGAGGCGCAACTGCCCCTCGGCTGACAGCTGGGCACTGCGGGGAGTCACGATCGTTCCTAGCGCCAGGGATCGAGGGCGTGCTTGCCGCGGGTCTGACCGGTTTGGAGTTGCTGCAGCACTGCCGGCCCCTCGGCCAGGGGGTGAACCTGTGGGGTGCCGGGCGGGTACACGCCTCGGGTGATGAGTGCCTCTATCTCGACGAGCAACGACTCGTAGAGGGACGGGGCTGCGTCCGCCAGTGCGCCGATGTGAAGGCCCTTGACCTGCACATGGTGGGTGAAGATCAGATCGTGTGTGGTCAAAGTGGCGTTGCCAGAAGAGGCGCCGAACACGACGACGCGTCCTGTGAAGGGTTTGGTGACCGACAGGCTGACCTCGAACGTGGCCTGTCCCACCGATTCCAGGACCAGGTCGACACCGCCGGTCAGGCGGGTGATCTCCTCAGCCAGATCGGGGCGTGCGCTGTCCAGGACTGCGTCGGCGCCAAGAGCTCTGACGGTGTCGTGCTTGGTCGGTGACGCCGTGGCGATCACGCGGGCACCGTAGTGGCGTGCGAGGCGGACAGCGGCCTGGCCCACGCCTCCGGCCGCGGCATGAACGAGCACCGCGTCACCAGCCCTGATCTCGCCCAACGGCTTCAGTGCCGCCAAGGCGGTGGCCCAGTTCAGCACGAGGCCGAGGGCCTCGGCGTCGCTCCAGCCCGAGGGCACGGGGAGTGCACCTGCGGCCGGCATCGTCATGTACTGCGCAAAGGCGCCCGGGCCGGCTCCAACGACGTGGGTGCCGAGCTGAAGCGGGCTCTCGACGTCCGGACCGACGCCCACGATCTCGCCCGCGGCTTCGAAGCCCGCCACGTAGGGCGCCTGCGGGCCTCCTCCGTAAATGCCGCGGGTCTGCATGACGTCAGCGAAGTTGACCCCGGCGGCACCTACGCGAATCAGGTACTCACCGGGCCCCGGGGTGGGTCGACGCAGATCGGCCGTGAGGGTCAAATCCTCCGGTCCCCGGTGCGACCGCTGGACCAGTGCTCGTACCGTCTGCTCAGCTCCGTGCTGCTCCTTGATCTCCATGCACGAAACGTAGGAGTCTCACACTTGTGTCAAGGTCAAACGGCGGTCATGGACCAGTGCGACGGGCCTCTCGTAAGTAGGCATCCAGTGCCGTCTGCTGATCGCTGAGAACGGCGATACGTGCAGCGAGCCGATCGCGATAGCTCTGCACCTCGTGCAGGAACTCCGCGCACACGACATCCGTACCGACAACAGGTCCGTCAGCGAGGCGGGGCAGAACTTCCCTGATCAACCGCACGGGCAGTCCGGACTCCAACAGCGTGCGGATGACGTGCACCCGGTCGATAGTGGACGGGCAGTAGTCGCGGAACCCATTGCTGCACCGACCCGGGACGATCAAGCCCTCATCCTCGTAGTGCCGCAACGATCGCGCGCTCACGCCGCTGACCCTGGAAGCCTCGCTGATCTTCATACCCGAGGCAACGTCCGGGCGCACCGTGATCTTCCAGCGCTCATCGCCACGACGAAATGAAGACCGGCGTCAACAACCTCATGTCCCGCACCATCTGGCCTGTTCCGCCCAGAGGGGCGCCGGGGCGCCGTCGAACTGCCGAGGTACCACGCCAGCTGAACTCGATCCGGCGGTCCGGGGCTCGTCGCTCAGGGTGTGCGCCCGATGAAGGCGAGCAGGCGCGTCTGCACGTCGGCGCTCTCTGGAATCTCGACCTTGGGTCCGTACTGCCCGCTTTTGCGGAGCACGTCGTCGAGCGGCAGCATCCCGTCGAGCAACCGGGCACACCTGACGGGGTCGAGGGTCTCCTCCTGGCCACTGGCCCGCGCCAGGTCCCACGTGTGCATGAAGACGTCGGCCGTATAGAAGCGGTCGACCGCCTGGTCGAGGGGAACCTTGCCGATGTGGGGGTTCGACAGGACCTTGCCCGAGGTGGCCGGGTCGTCGAGGAGCGCCTGCACCCCGTCGCAGTGAACCGTCCAGGCCGCGACCGGATCGTCGTCGACCGAGGGCCCCTGGGGAAGTTCGACGCCGGCGCCCGACTTCAGGAAGGCCGGGAACCATTCGACGAGGTGGCGCACCACGTCCCGGGCGACCCAGCCTTCACACGGCGCCGGGTTGTCCCATGCCGTCGGGCTCACGCCGCGCACGCGCTCCGTGAAGGCTCCTGCGATGATTCGGTGTTCGTCGGCTGCGCTCGTCATGGGTTCAGGCCCTTCCCGTCGGTCCGAAGCTGCTCTGCCGAGTTGGTGCTGTGGTCGCCCTTGCCGCCCTCACGGCCCGCGAGCAGTTCGTCGAGCCGCTCGTATCCCTGGCGTAGGCCGTCCTGCATGCCGCTCTTGATGATCGCGTCGCGGGCCTCGACGGTCTCCATGACCGATGTCGTGGTGACGCGGGTCCGGCCGCCGAGGCTTTCGAAGACGGCCTTCTCCAGGCTGACGCTGTCCGGGAAACCGTCGTAGGCGAAGGTCTGCACGATGCGTTCCTGGGGGCGCACCTCGTGGAACACACCGCGGAAGCCGTACTCGGTGCCGTCGTCCTCGAGATGTACGTAGCGGTACGCGCCGCCGCTGCGGGCGTCGTACTCGTCGATCCGCATGGTGAGCCGACGAGGGCCGAGCCACTGGACGACGAGGTCGGGGTCGGTGTAGGCCGTGAACACACGGTCCAGCGAGGCGTTGAACTCGCGGGTGATGACAATGGTCGGCAGCGCCGGGTCGGCCTCGATCCTCGTCTCGAGCCGGCCGTCGGCCTCTGTGGTGCTCATGATGCTTCCTCCCTGGGCAGGTTGTCATGCGCGGGCCGTTCCTCCATCTGCTCGAGCACGGCGTCCAGTCGACGGAAGCGGTCCTCCGCCTCGCGGCGGTACCGCTCGATCCACTTCGTCATCAGGTCGAACACCTCACCTTCGAGGTGACAGGGCCGCCGCTGGGCGTCCCTGGTGCGGCTGACGAGGCCGGCATCCTCCAGGACCTTGATGTGCTTCGACACGGCCTGGACGGTCACGTCATAGGGCTCGGCCAGTTCGTTCACCGTGGCGTCGCCGTCGGCCAGCCTCGCGACGATGTCGCGCCGCGTCGGGTCGGCCAGCGCGGAGAAAACCCGGGACAGTCGGTCGTCGACCACTCCCACCCTCCATGTTCAACTCCTTGGTTGAATAACCGTACGATCGAGCCCGCCACTTTGTCAACCAATCGGTTGAGTAAGCGTGGGGCGCCCGGCCGATCAGGCCCCATATGTTTCCCGTCGGCGAAGTCCGCGATCCTCCATCGCGCGCCGACACCCTTAACCCCGCTGCCCGTTGGGGTCTCTCCGCGATGCGCGTCGAGCCTCGAACCGGGCCCGGGCGGAGCCACGCTTCCCGTACTGGCACCCCACCACCCCCGGCTCCTTCTCGAATCACCAGACGCGACCACTTGCCATCGTCCGACGGGCACCATATTGTCGTACGAACGTAAGGCATACGGACGTACTTCAAAACCAAGGGAGCTCGTGATGGCGACAACTCGGCCGGTGGCACTCGTGACAGGTGCATCCACCGGAATCGGAAAGGCGGCCGCCCTCGCGCTCGTCGCAGCAGGTTTCGAGACGGTGGGAACGAGCCGGAAGACGTCGGCAGCCGACCGTCGCGACGGCGTGACGTTCCTCGCCCTCGACGTGGGCAGCGACGATTCGGTCGCTGCCGCGGTCGACCAAGTGATCGAGCGGTTCGGGCGGATCGACGTCCTGGTCAACAATGCGGGCATCGGCTCCTCGGGCGCCGCCGAGGAGAACTCTCTCGCGCAGGCCCAGCACCTCTTCAACATCAACGTCTTCGGTGTGATGCGCATGACCAAGGCCGTTCTCCCGCACATGCGCGCCCGGGGAAGCGGGCGCATCATCAACATCTCGTCCGTCCTCGGGTTCCTCCCCGCGCCCTACATGGCCACCTACTCGGCGTCCAAGCACGCCCTCGAGGGGTACACCGAGTCCCTGGACCACGAGATCCGCGCATACGGGGTCCGGGCCCTCATCGTCCAGCCGGGCGGTACCAAATCCTCGTTCGAGGCGAACACCGTCGCACCCGACATGCCCTTGCAGATCTATGCGGAGCAGCGGCGCATCGCCGACCAGGTGGCGTTGGCCGTCAACGAGGACGGCGACGACCCCGCCATCGTCGCGAAGGCGATCGTCGCGGCCGCCACCGACTCCAAGCCGCGGGTGCGGTACACCGCCGGCCGGAGCGCCCGGCTCCTCAGCGCGGCGCACCGCATCCTTCCCGCCGGGGTCTTCGACGGACAGGTCCGCAAGAGCAACAAGCTTCCCCGCTGAGATCTGCACTGGTCGTATGAACGTCAGAAGACCACCGACCGACCGGAACCCGAAACTGCGGCGCACCGCGGGCTCGACGGCCGCCGGCATCAGCGTGTTCCACCGCGTCCTTCCGGCCCGGGTCTTCGACCGCATCGTCCGCAGGTTCAACCGGATGCCGAACTGACGCCCGTCTTCGCGTCGCCGAACCCGCCCGAGAATGACGGCGCGTCTTCGACGAGGTGATCGCGGATGCGGTGATGGGCGTGCCCTCACTGACGAACGCCTCACGCTTGCTCGCCCGTCGCCGCTGCCGACTCTTTGGATTACGTTTGCAATACAATAGACTGACTGAGTCGGTGAAGGGCAACCGGTCCTTCCGGCCGGCGAAGGAGTGTGTGGCGTGGTGCGGTACGGAAGAGAGCACAAGTCGGAGACCAGGCGGCGGATCATCGAGACGGCGGGCCGCCGGTTCAAGCAGGACGGGATCGACGGCTCCGGGGTCTCCACGCTCATGAAGGACGCGGGTCTGACCAATGGCGCCTTCTACGCTCACTTCGCGTCCAAGGACGACCTCGTCACCACGGCAATCGCCGACCAGTTGAAGGTGCAGGCCGAGAGTGTCGTCGCGCTGGCCGAGCCCGGCCGTGCCGGACTCGAGCAGATAGTGCGGGGATACCTTTCGCCCCAGCACCGCGAAAGCCTTGGTGACGGCTGTCCCAACGCCGCTCTGCTCGACGAGATCGGGCGCTGCACCGAGACGACCAGGCAGGCGTACACCGACGGTGTGCTGATCCTCGTCGAGGGCATTGCCGCCCGTATGGCGCCCGAGGCCCCCTCCTCCGCACGTGTGAAGGCACTCAGCCTCCTCGGCATGATGGCCGGGACCCTGCAGCTCTCCCGCGCCCTGACCGACCGGCAGCTCTCCGATGAACTACTCGAACAGGGCATCCGCAACGCCCTCGCACTACTGGACGTCGAGCAGCACAACTGAGACGCGATCCGCGTACCGGTCAGAAGCTGGTCCGGTCGAACACGGTCGGCGACTCCCTCCGTGGGTGCGGGGCGGGCGACGAGAACCGGCACCCTCGACAACCGCATCCCCGTCACTCTCGGCGCCGGCCACCCGCCGGGTGTTCGAGCTGTAACCCGGTCAGGGGCGCCGGGGCAGGAGAGCAGGAACGGATGCTGGGGAGAGGAACGGTGCGACCTCACACTGATGCGGTCGCACCGGAAGGTACCAAGTAGGTACCATGCTCAGCATGCCATCACTGAATGTGCCCTTCACTGAGGAAGAAATGGAAGGCGTGCGCGCGGCTGCGGCAGCCGAGGGCAAGAGCCTCAAGCAGTACCTGCACGATCTCGGTGTCCGGGAGATGCAGCGCAAACGGTTCGTGTCCGGCGCCGCCTCGTGGGCGGACAAGCTGCGTGGTGAGTTCGACGAGGCGTTCCCGGACGAAGTTCCCGTGTCCCAGCGCGACCGAGGGACCGACGCCGCCTGATGAGCGAAATCCTGTACATCGACGTCTCCTGGCTCCTGGATGTCCAAGACCTCGCTCTTGGCCACGACGACGTGTCGGTCACCGATTACTCGGCCCTTGTAGCGGCTGTCGCGCGCCACAAGACCCGCATGCCGACTCTCGCCACGTCCAACCCCGACGTCGCATGGCGCGCGGCCGCGCTCCTGCACACCATCGTGCGTCTCGAACCACTCCCCCACCGCAACAGCCTCTTCGCCGCGTTCGTCACACATCAGTACATGGACCAGTCCGGGGAAGGAGTCGACCCTCCCTACGGCGCCCTGTCCGACCTGATCAGAAAAGTCCGCGAGACCCGACTGACCATCTACGACATCGCAGACGTGCTCCGCTCCTGGCGGATCTGATGGGCTCTCCCCCTGGGTGTGTCGGCATGAGGGTGACGTGGCTCCTCGTCACTCGCTGAGCCGGTGAGGTGCGCGAAGTGCGCGCTTCCCGCGGCGTGGCGGGTTCGGGCGGGTTCGGGTGCCTCCCCGGACAACCGGGGACGGACGTCCGTTCGCTTGTGCCAAAGTGAGAGCAGAGCAGTCCTCCCCATCAGCCTGCGATCGCCCGCAAGATCGGCTGGCCGAGTGCGCCGAGCCAGCCCGCGAGCGCTCCGAGCGGCCCGATCAGCCCGGTGCCGGCCGTGGCCAGCGCGCCCGCCGAGGACAGCAGCCGGGTGATCCGGCCGAGCCGGCCCGCCACTGCCTCCCGGTCCGGCTCCGGCCGTGCGACCTCCTCGTCCAGCGAGTCCAGCTCGGCCCGCACCTCGGGCTCGATTGCTGGCGGCAACGCCGTCTGCCCGATCGACGCCCTCAGGTCCCGTACCAGGCCGCGCACCTCCTGCCCGCCCGCCGTGAAGTCGGCCGACTGGCCACCGTGAAGGGTCTGGTTCCCGGCCACGTTGTTGACCACGCCGCCCTGCTGATTGCCGATGTTGAAGGCCATGGCTCTCCATCTCCTCACCGCTGCTGCCAGGACGCCTGCCGCTCGGCGTCCTCGAAGCGGCGGCGCCGGGACGTCGTCACGATGTGCAGAACGATCCCGATGACCATCAGAACCGTCCCGATGGCCGCCATCGCGAACCCGACCGCCCCTACCGGCACCCCGGCCACCTTCGGTCCGAGCAGCTCCGGGGAGGAGTCGAAGCCCGAACTCCCCGACGAAACATCGTCGTTGGTCCTGGCAATGAACCGAATGATCACCCAGCCGTAGATCCCGCTTCCGACCAGAAAGAGCAGGAAGCCGAGCATGATCAGGTGTCGCGCCCTGGTACGGGTCGCGGCGATCTCCTTGAAAAAGCTCTCGCGCTGAGCCTGCTGAACGTAGTTGTACTGGTCCCCGGCGACGTTGCTCAGCCGGTCGGCCTGCTGCGCCCCGATGTCGAACCGCCGCTCGCCGCCGGGCGGCGTACGGCCGGCCTCGCGCGGTGCCGAGCGCCCCGGCGGCCCGGAGGGTGGCGGCCCTGCGGCGCGAGCGCCGTAAGGCGTAGGTCCGGGCTCAGAGGCGGGGCCCCAGCCCGGCATGGTGTCCGAGGTGGCGCCGCCTCCGGGCATCGGGGCCTGAACGGTCCGGTCGGCCGGGTCCAGCTCTTCGTAATGCACCTCTAAGGGCCCAAAATCCAGCACGTCGCCCGAGTGCAGCACCTGCTGCCCGAGCACCGGGTGACCGTTCAGCATGGTGCCGTTGGTGGAGGCCAGATCCTCGACGGTGGTCCGGCCCGAGGCCCGCCACACCACCGCGTGCCGTCGGCTGACGCCCGGATCGCC
Protein-coding regions in this window:
- a CDS encoding zinc-binding dehydrogenase, with translation MEIKEQHGAEQTVRALVQRSHRGPEDLTLTADLRRPTPGPGEYLIRVGAAGVNFADVMQTRGIYGGGPQAPYVAGFEAAGEIVGVGPDVESPLQLGTHVVGAGPGAFAQYMTMPAAGALPVPSGWSDAEALGLVLNWATALAALKPLGEIRAGDAVLVHAAAGGVGQAAVRLARHYGARVIATASPTKHDTVRALGADAVLDSARPDLAEEITRLTGGVDLVLESVGQATFEVSLSVTKPFTGRVVVFGASSGNATLTTHDLIFTHHVQVKGLHIGALADAAPSLYESLLVEIEALITRGVYPPGTPQVHPLAEGPAVLQQLQTGQTRGKHALDPWR
- a CDS encoding toxin Doc, with protein sequence MSEILYIDVSWLLDVQDLALGHDDVSVTDYSALVAAVARHKTRMPTLATSNPDVAWRAAALLHTIVRLEPLPHRNSLFAAFVTHQYMDQSGEGVDPPYGALSDLIRKVRETRLTIYDIADVLRSWRI
- a CDS encoding TetR/AcrR family transcriptional regulator; the protein is MVRYGREHKSETRRRIIETAGRRFKQDGIDGSGVSTLMKDAGLTNGAFYAHFASKDDLVTTAIADQLKVQAESVVALAEPGRAGLEQIVRGYLSPQHRESLGDGCPNAALLDEIGRCTETTRQAYTDGVLILVEGIAARMAPEAPSSARVKALSLLGMMAGTLQLSRALTDRQLSDELLEQGIRNALALLDVEQHN
- a CDS encoding oxidoreductase — its product is MATTRPVALVTGASTGIGKAAALALVAAGFETVGTSRKTSAADRRDGVTFLALDVGSDDSVAAAVDQVIERFGRIDVLVNNAGIGSSGAAEENSLAQAQHLFNINVFGVMRMTKAVLPHMRARGSGRIINISSVLGFLPAPYMATYSASKHALEGYTESLDHEIRAYGVRALIVQPGGTKSSFEANTVAPDMPLQIYAEQRRIADQVALAVNEDGDDPAIVAKAIVAAATDSKPRVRYTAGRSARLLSAAHRILPAGVFDGQVRKSNKLPR
- a CDS encoding ArsR/SmtB family transcription factor, which encodes MVDDRLSRVFSALADPTRRDIVARLADGDATVNELAEPYDVTVQAVSKHIKVLEDAGLVSRTRDAQRRPCHLEGEVFDLMTKWIERYRREAEDRFRRLDAVLEQMEERPAHDNLPREEAS
- a CDS encoding MerR family transcriptional regulator; the encoded protein is MKISEASRVSGVSARSLRHYEDEGLIVPGRCSNGFRDYCPSTIDRVHVIRTLLESGLPVRLIREVLPRLADGPVVGTDVVCAEFLHEVQSYRDRLAARIAVLSDQQTALDAYLREARRTGP
- a CDS encoding DUF6191 domain-containing protein, yielding MGFAVFMTLPGLVILLTAVAFADQLLLRAGRAGLLPWRNSARQGQISATGFEQLHASFSPGKQNELKERQSALVLPDDEEDGAPPNRTTVDLEAGTAVVRMPQADQ
- a CDS encoding SRPBCC family protein encodes the protein MSTTEADGRLETRIEADPALPTIVITREFNASLDRVFTAYTDPDLVVQWLGPRRLTMRIDEYDARSGGAYRYVHLEDDGTEYGFRGVFHEVRPQERIVQTFAYDGFPDSVSLEKAVFESLGGRTRVTTTSVMETVEARDAIIKSGMQDGLRQGYERLDELLAGREGGKGDHSTNSAEQLRTDGKGLNP
- a CDS encoding FHA domain-containing protein, which encodes MDPPPRERDLPHLVVDHPDRLRGRVFVLDDQPMLVGRDSDCQLQVGDPGVSRRHAVVWRASGRTTVEDLASTNGTMLNGHPVLGQQVLHSGDVLDFGPLEVHYEELDPADRTVQAPMPGGGATSDTMPGWGPASEPGPTPYGARAAGPPPSGPPGRSAPREAGRTPPGGERRFDIGAQQADRLSNVAGDQYNYVQQAQRESFFKEIAATRTRARHLIMLGFLLFLVGSGIYGWVIIRFIARTNDDVSSGSSGFDSSPELLGPKVAGVPVGAVGFAMAAIGTVLMVIGIVLHIVTTSRRRRFEDAERQASWQQR
- a CDS encoding TIGR03086 family metal-binding protein, with amino-acid sequence MTSAADEHRIIAGAFTERVRGVSPTAWDNPAPCEGWVARDVVRHLVEWFPAFLKSGAGVELPQGPSVDDDPVAAWTVHCDGVQALLDDPATSGKVLSNPHIGKVPLDQAVDRFYTADVFMHTWDLARASGQEETLDPVRCARLLDGMLPLDDVLRKSGQYGPKVEIPESADVQTRLLAFIGRTP